A single region of the Oenococcus kitaharae DSM 17330 genome encodes:
- a CDS encoding LysR family transcriptional regulator, with protein MFKLLESFIAVYETRNFSKAAAELFLSQPTISVRISRLESQLDTTLFDRKGRTEIQATENAKRFYPTALKILADWRAAQSTIADHQQTKWPFKIAASHTTATTLLPTIVRGLIPYIAQLQLEISLHNSDDILAMLAEHQADLGLIEKPSIQDGVSRYEIARDQLVLAGNLKSPIWLLREQGSGVLHYTQQYLRAKNIVPEQIVRVKSNTMIAALLAEGLGQSIISKDTLIPDTPFVDIGEDFHRSLYLLTPEHAQNSENAVIIAQLLQAIQDHKSL; from the coding sequence ATGTTCAAACTCTTAGAAAGTTTTATTGCGGTATATGAAACACGAAATTTTTCCAAAGCTGCTGCGGAACTTTTTCTATCACAACCAACTATCAGCGTACGTATCAGTCGGCTTGAGTCCCAATTAGATACAACTTTGTTTGACCGAAAAGGCCGCACAGAAATTCAAGCAACAGAAAATGCCAAACGCTTTTATCCGACAGCTCTTAAGATCTTAGCTGACTGGCGGGCAGCACAAAGCACGATAGCCGACCATCAGCAGACAAAATGGCCCTTTAAAATTGCTGCTTCTCATACAACGGCGACAACTTTGCTGCCGACAATTGTCCGCGGCTTAATACCCTATATTGCTCAGTTGCAACTGGAAATTAGTCTGCATAACTCCGACGATATTTTAGCTATGCTGGCCGAACATCAAGCAGATCTCGGGCTGATTGAAAAACCCAGCATTCAAGATGGCGTTTCCCGATACGAAATCGCCCGGGACCAATTAGTCTTGGCAGGTAACTTGAAAAGCCCCATTTGGCTGCTTCGCGAACAGGGATCCGGTGTCCTTCACTACACCCAGCAATACCTGCGTGCTAAAAATATCGTGCCGGAACAAATTGTCCGTGTCAAAAGCAATACTATGATTGCGGCTTTACTCGCAGAAGGCTTGGGGCAATCAATTATTTCAAAAGACACTTTGATTCCAGACACACCCTTTGTCGATATTGGTGAAGATTTTCATCGCTCTCTCTATTTGCTGACTCCAGAGCACGCACAAAATTCTGAAAACGCCGTCATCATTGCACAGCTTTTGCAGGCCATACAAGATCATAAGTCTCTATAA
- a CDS encoding GNAT family N-acetyltransferase — translation MAENIVIISITKLSSQQTVAAQHLISKVHEHDQTFRDPYLSNRFNYFADMPAFFLALHGQELIGLLTLYADEDPSGSVDVTLNVVPAWRRQGVAKQLWQAARLVLRQYGYYEADFLAEKTFLKTAPDFLANTGLVADPVSEFQMTLKVNGHQEKDPDLNVTAMQAADIPALLPAYVDAFPDSNKEEAKHYLTENLQADGSFGYVCRYQGQMIGYCAVDFGEYDYLFGLFIAKNYRGRGLGSRFIVQLTQQLAAVRHHSFKLAVESDNPAAHHVYRKAAFKDEGEIFYLQAEQGPWYLEK, via the coding sequence ATGGCAGAAAATATCGTAATTATTTCAATAACAAAATTGAGTTCCCAGCAAACGGTGGCGGCCCAACATTTGATCAGCAAAGTGCACGAGCACGATCAGACATTTCGCGATCCTTATTTAAGCAATCGTTTCAATTATTTTGCGGACATGCCGGCTTTCTTTTTGGCCTTGCATGGTCAAGAGCTAATTGGCCTGCTGACACTTTATGCTGACGAAGATCCTAGCGGCAGTGTTGATGTGACTTTGAATGTTGTGCCAGCTTGGCGGCGACAAGGCGTGGCCAAACAATTATGGCAGGCAGCACGGCTTGTTTTGCGACAATATGGTTATTATGAGGCCGATTTTTTGGCTGAGAAGACGTTTTTAAAGACCGCGCCAGATTTCTTAGCCAATACAGGGCTGGTTGCCGATCCTGTGAGCGAATTTCAGATGACATTAAAAGTTAACGGCCATCAGGAAAAAGATCCTGATCTTAATGTGACGGCGATGCAGGCAGCTGATATCCCAGCTCTTTTACCAGCCTATGTCGACGCTTTTCCAGATAGCAATAAAGAGGAGGCCAAGCACTATTTAACTGAAAATCTGCAAGCCGATGGCAGCTTCGGCTATGTCTGCCGTTATCAAGGCCAAATGATTGGTTACTGTGCCGTGGATTTTGGTGAGTATGATTATTTGTTTGGTCTATTCATTGCTAAGAACTATCGCGGTCGAGGACTAGGAAGCCGGTTTATTGTTCAATTAACACAACAACTTGCAGCTGTACGGCATCATTCTTTTAAGTTGGCCGTTGAAAGCGACAATCCAGCAGCACATCACGTCTACCGCAAAGCTGCTTTTAAAGACGAGGGCGAAATTTTTTATTTACAAGCTGAACAAGGCCCGTGGTATCTAGAAAAGTGA
- a CDS encoding NADPH-dependent F420 reductase translates to MAEVTIFGKGNMGKAIGGNFADGGNAVTYLGHSDRPETLGDIVVLAVPYAALKDIAEKYVAQLVGKIVIDITNPVNFDTFDSLTVPTDSSAAQELAQLLPDAKIVKGFNTNFASTLLSKKVGDAQTTTVLLASDDDSAKETIAQALSGSNLAIVDAGSLKRAKELEELGFFQMTLAASEKISWNGGFSLLK, encoded by the coding sequence ATGGCAGAAGTAACAATTTTTGGAAAAGGCAATATGGGTAAAGCAATTGGCGGCAATTTTGCTGATGGCGGCAATGCAGTGACTTATCTGGGACACAGTGATCGACCGGAAACCTTGGGCGACATTGTCGTTTTGGCTGTCCCTTATGCCGCTTTGAAAGACATTGCCGAAAAGTATGTTGCACAACTGGTCGGTAAAATCGTCATTGATATTACAAATCCGGTGAATTTCGACACTTTTGATAGTTTGACAGTTCCGACTGATAGCTCAGCGGCACAGGAATTAGCCCAATTATTGCCTGATGCAAAAATTGTTAAGGGCTTCAATACGAATTTTGCTTCGACTTTGTTAAGCAAAAAAGTTGGGGATGCACAAACAACCACGGTGCTGCTGGCTTCTGATGATGATTCGGCTAAGGAAACGATTGCGCAGGCTTTGTCTGGCAGCAATTTGGCTATCGTTGATGCCGGTTCATTAAAGCGTGCTAAAGAGCTAGAGGAACTTGGTTTCTTCCAAATGACACTGGCCGCTTCTGAAAAGATCAGTTGGAATGGCGGATTTAGTTTACTTAAATAA
- a CDS encoding type I pantothenate kinase has translation MVQQLTDAILRKYKKNWEKFFVVTLTGSVSVGKSTISKQLAQSLERSFPGLTVSIMSVDSFIYPNRVLQERGIFNQKGFPESYDLQALSTKITDLRAGQDQIEIPLYRQEINDIDASQTVIVKRPKILIVEGVTALRLKNADYAIYIDADEKDIYQWFLKRTLAFIRENRQIPGSFYYTLSKKPVTEIMSLIQKTWIQTNLKNLKTYIEPQKSKTDAIIHKKQNHEIDRITFQK, from the coding sequence ATGGTGCAGCAATTAACAGACGCAATTCTAAGAAAATACAAAAAAAATTGGGAAAAGTTTTTTGTGGTGACATTGACCGGCTCCGTATCGGTCGGCAAATCGACTATTTCCAAACAATTGGCCCAATCATTAGAGAGAAGTTTTCCAGGTTTGACTGTGTCGATTATGTCAGTCGATTCATTTATTTATCCAAATCGCGTTTTACAAGAACGTGGGATTTTCAATCAGAAAGGTTTTCCAGAAAGTTACGATTTACAGGCTCTTTCGACTAAAATTACCGACCTGCGTGCCGGACAAGACCAGATCGAAATCCCTTTGTACAGGCAGGAAATTAACGATATTGACGCTTCTCAGACTGTCATTGTAAAGCGGCCTAAGATTTTAATCGTAGAAGGCGTGACAGCCTTGCGGCTTAAGAACGCTGATTATGCCATTTATATCGATGCTGACGAAAAAGACATTTATCAGTGGTTTTTAAAACGGACTTTGGCCTTTATCCGGGAAAATCGGCAAATTCCGGGAAGTTTTTACTACACCCTTTCAAAAAAACCTGTCACAGAAATTATGTCCTTGATTCAAAAAACATGGATCCAGACAAATCTGAAAAATCTTAAAACTTATATTGAGCCTCAAAAATCCAAGACTGATGCCATAATTCATAAAAAGCAGAATCATGAAATTGATCGGATTACATTTCAAAAATAG
- the coaBC gene encoding bifunctional phosphopantothenoylcysteine decarboxylase/phosphopantothenate--cysteine ligase CoaBC encodes MFQNKHILLIVSGSVAAYKSAYFLRLLIKQGAQVHVSMTAAAEKFVSPLTFATLSRFPVLTDIFQAEDGSVPHIEWAQWADYIFVLPASADIIAKIANGIADDTASTIILASQAKKIVAPAMNDQMWDNPATVRNIQQLKRDGILIIDPADGFLAEGYEAKGRLPEPEDILEQAQMRLLAEHGSLHGKNILITAGGTREAIDPVRYISNRSSGKMGYALAQAAAEAGAKVTLIATQIRHLPYSVSLIKVESAQEMLQAVQDQFPQQDIFISAAAVSDYRIVHPAKEKIKKTGKNDLTLVLQQNPDILADAGSHKTGHQFVVGFAAETQNLAVYAQEKLVKKHADMIIANDVSSTASGFNSDQNQVTIFQNKKTAITLPLQDKQKLARGIMTEISNSIQ; translated from the coding sequence ATGTTCCAAAATAAACATATTTTATTAATTGTCAGCGGCAGTGTCGCAGCCTATAAATCTGCCTATTTTTTGAGATTGCTGATAAAACAAGGTGCTCAAGTACACGTGTCTATGACAGCTGCAGCAGAAAAATTTGTTAGTCCGCTGACTTTTGCAACATTAAGCCGTTTTCCGGTGCTCACTGATATTTTTCAAGCAGAAGATGGCAGCGTGCCGCATATCGAATGGGCACAGTGGGCCGATTATATTTTCGTCCTCCCGGCCAGTGCTGATATTATCGCCAAAATTGCTAACGGCATCGCTGACGACACAGCCTCAACGATCATATTAGCCAGTCAAGCTAAGAAAATCGTCGCGCCGGCTATGAACGACCAGATGTGGGATAACCCTGCTACGGTCCGCAATATCCAACAACTGAAAAGAGATGGCATTCTCATCATCGATCCGGCTGATGGTTTCTTGGCTGAAGGATACGAAGCAAAAGGTCGTTTGCCCGAACCCGAGGATATCTTAGAACAAGCACAAATGCGTCTTTTGGCAGAACACGGCTCCCTGCATGGCAAAAATATCCTCATCACTGCTGGCGGCACACGAGAAGCCATCGATCCGGTCCGTTATATCAGCAACCGGTCATCAGGCAAAATGGGCTACGCGCTGGCACAAGCGGCCGCTGAAGCTGGTGCTAAAGTCACGCTGATTGCAACTCAAATCCGTCATCTGCCTTATTCAGTATCTTTGATTAAGGTAGAAAGTGCCCAAGAGATGCTGCAAGCAGTCCAAGACCAGTTCCCCCAACAAGATATTTTCATTTCGGCCGCAGCTGTTTCTGATTATCGAATTGTTCATCCTGCCAAAGAAAAAATTAAAAAAACAGGCAAAAATGACCTAACACTTGTTTTGCAGCAGAATCCCGATATCTTAGCCGATGCTGGTTCGCACAAAACAGGTCATCAATTCGTTGTCGGTTTTGCGGCGGAAACACAGAATTTGGCTGTTTATGCACAAGAAAAGCTCGTCAAAAAACATGCTGATATGATTATCGCAAATGATGTCTCAAGTACAGCGTCTGGGTTTAACAGCGATCAAAATCAAGTCACAATTTTTCAAAACAAAAAAACAGCCATTACCCTGCCCTTGCAAGACAAGCAAAAACTAGCTCGCGGCATTATGACTGAAATTTCAAATAGTATCCAATAA
- a CDS encoding MucBP domain-containing protein, with the protein MSHDLRLIFPDGLQFASLKGFHSVEIAPATIWRSQAALHLNPNNYRHFQISTANLGIPSLDQNWSSTSLLTGFANPRISYTAKPSDDGTQIDFTLNNPNSVSYKDLSDRNYAFSESGSGYQGGVSLPIKIDGFSGPFSLLFNLSFDSQAAAAAPVTVQYVDDKGRNISQSSLIQGQIGDSYTAVRRNIDGYYLREVKGQMSGQLSQQGRVVVFVYAKINSSTAASSQPNPAKKQSSSTSTSKKSQSRSAAASSALQSSQLSLGNTTSVSSTAPTLLLTNQHKKGQLSIVGQIFQTILETVAVMVAVFAAIYVHTKIKKRRE; encoded by the coding sequence TTGAGCCATGATTTACGACTCATTTTTCCCGATGGTCTACAATTTGCCTCACTAAAAGGATTTCATTCCGTTGAGATTGCCCCAGCAACTATTTGGCGTTCGCAGGCTGCTTTACATCTGAACCCAAACAACTATCGCCATTTTCAAATTTCGACCGCGAATTTGGGCATTCCCAGTCTGGATCAAAATTGGTCTTCCACTAGCCTTCTGACTGGATTTGCTAACCCGAGAATATCTTACACAGCTAAGCCCTCAGATGACGGCACTCAGATTGATTTTACTTTGAATAATCCAAATTCAGTATCTTATAAAGATTTGTCCGACCGGAACTACGCCTTTAGTGAATCGGGAAGCGGTTATCAGGGAGGCGTATCATTACCGATCAAAATTGATGGTTTCAGTGGGCCATTTAGTCTTCTATTTAATTTGTCTTTCGATAGTCAAGCCGCTGCAGCTGCGCCGGTGACAGTTCAATATGTCGACGATAAGGGCCGAAACATTTCTCAAAGCAGTTTGATTCAGGGACAGATTGGTGACAGTTATACGGCGGTTAGAAGAAATATTGATGGCTACTATTTACGTGAAGTCAAAGGACAGATGAGCGGTCAGTTGAGTCAGCAGGGACGGGTGGTTGTCTTTGTCTATGCAAAAATTAACAGCAGCACAGCTGCTAGTTCACAGCCGAATCCAGCTAAAAAGCAAAGTAGTTCTACCTCAACTTCTAAAAAAAGCCAATCTAGGTCAGCTGCAGCATCCTCGGCTTTACAGAGCTCGCAGTTATCTTTGGGTAATACAACCTCTGTCAGCTCGACCGCGCCAACTTTGTTGTTGACAAATCAGCATAAAAAAGGGCAATTATCAATTGTCGGACAAATATTTCAAACCATTTTAGAAACAGTTGCAGTGATGGTTGCTGTGTTTGCTGCTATTTATGTTCATACAAAAATCAAAAAAAGGCGGGAATAA
- a CDS encoding energy-coupling factor transporter transmembrane component T family protein produces MPDFIFGQFMPGKSFIHDLDARNKLISVLLIIASSLLTKSCFWLLLFLFISLLSVRLAKLNLGFFLRGIRFFVFMIFLTAVLQLFFSPGGQVIFSWGFLYLTQMGLQTGVIFFLRFLTALVAMTVFLLTTSPIAISDTLAFFLSPLKVFKLPIDDITLTLSIALRFVPTMIATFSSILDAQKSRGAVFNRGSLLHRMKMYVPVMAPLFLNSVKRAEDLAAAMIMRGYTDGRHRTRFRVMHWRQVDTVVMAAWLLIILLLFITR; encoded by the coding sequence ATGCCTGATTTTATTTTTGGCCAATTTATGCCTGGCAAATCTTTCATTCACGATCTCGATGCGCGAAATAAGCTGATTTCTGTCTTGCTAATAATTGCATCGAGCCTTCTTACGAAATCTTGCTTTTGGCTGCTTCTTTTTTTGTTTATTAGCCTGTTGTCGGTTAGATTAGCCAAACTAAATTTGGGCTTTTTCCTTCGCGGCATTCGTTTTTTTGTTTTTATGATTTTTTTAACGGCTGTTCTTCAGCTGTTTTTCAGCCCTGGCGGGCAAGTTATTTTTAGTTGGGGATTTTTGTACCTGACGCAGATGGGCCTTCAAACCGGCGTGATTTTCTTTCTCCGTTTTTTAACGGCGCTGGTTGCGATGACTGTGTTCTTATTGACAACCTCACCAATTGCCATTAGCGATACTTTGGCTTTTTTCCTGTCGCCCTTGAAAGTTTTCAAATTGCCAATCGATGATATCACACTGACCCTCTCGATTGCTTTGCGTTTCGTGCCGACAATGATTGCCACATTCTCCAGTATTTTGGATGCGCAAAAATCCAGAGGGGCAGTTTTCAATCGTGGATCTCTGCTGCATCGTATGAAAATGTATGTTCCTGTCATGGCACCACTATTTTTAAATAGTGTCAAACGTGCCGAAGACCTTGCGGCCGCGATGATTATGCGAGGTTACACAGATGGCCGGCATCGTACGCGTTTTCGCGTTATGCATTGGCGGCAGGTGGATACAGTTGTTATGGCTGCCTGGCTGCTGATAATTCTGCTGTTGTTTATTACACGCTAA
- a CDS encoding ATP-binding cassette domain-containing protein, which translates to MAIVFKEVNYSYQSKTPNAFQLLKNVSFRLTDGSFTALIGQTGSGKTTLLKHINGLLKPSSGQVLVGDQAINARTSEKDLADLRKRVGFLFQFPETQLFAPTVLEDVAFGPENFGQTKSSAEQTAKETLNMLGFDMTLANQPPINLSGGQQRLAALAGVLATEPQILLLDEPTAGLDPSTTKRVMTLFKKLQQDEHLTILMATHDMDAAAEFADQILLMQQGKLVKQASPKDMFQEKGLVFQKILALPKVTAFASRFTAKTGYKNQKLPISEKELISFLQQALSEEPLGKETMPNA; encoded by the coding sequence ATGGCAATTGTATTCAAAGAAGTGAATTACAGCTATCAATCGAAAACGCCGAATGCTTTTCAGCTATTGAAAAATGTCAGTTTTCGTCTGACGGACGGCTCTTTTACAGCTTTGATCGGACAGACAGGAAGCGGTAAGACAACGCTTTTAAAACATATTAACGGTTTATTAAAGCCTAGCAGCGGCCAAGTACTAGTCGGCGATCAGGCTATTAATGCCAGAACATCGGAAAAAGATCTGGCTGATCTGAGAAAACGCGTGGGTTTTTTGTTTCAATTTCCGGAAACACAATTGTTTGCCCCGACTGTGCTGGAAGATGTTGCTTTTGGACCGGAAAACTTCGGCCAGACAAAGTCGTCGGCTGAGCAGACTGCTAAAGAAACGCTGAACATGCTTGGTTTTGATATGACGCTGGCCAATCAACCACCAATCAATTTGTCTGGCGGCCAGCAGCGTTTAGCGGCTTTGGCTGGTGTCTTGGCGACAGAACCGCAAATCCTGCTTTTAGATGAACCGACTGCAGGCCTGGATCCTTCGACAACAAAACGTGTGATGACATTATTTAAGAAACTGCAGCAGGATGAGCATTTAACGATTTTAATGGCAACGCATGACATGGATGCAGCAGCGGAATTCGCGGATCAAATTTTGCTGATGCAGCAGGGAAAATTAGTCAAGCAGGCATCTCCCAAGGACATGTTTCAGGAAAAAGGGCTTGTTTTTCAAAAAATTCTAGCCCTGCCGAAAGTGACCGCATTTGCAAGCAGATTCACCGCGAAAACAGGATATAAGAATCAGAAATTGCCCATTAGTGAAAAAGAACTGATTTCATTTTTGCAGCAAGCACTATCAGAAGAACCATTAGGAAAGGAAACAATGCCGAATGCCTGA
- a CDS encoding energy-coupling factor transporter ATPase — protein MADALIKIKDLSFHYAQQQDNTTLDHLSLSIQKGSWTTIIGRNGSGKSTLIKLLTGLLENQSQDAIRLFGRVLSEDTVDEIRSHIGLVFQNPDNQFVGPTVADDVAFGLENLGLSRDHMEQRVKEALENVGMQDFYDWEPARLSGGQKQRVALAGVLALQSDLIILDEATSMIDPIGRQSLLALVKQLQNHFGMTILSVTHDIEETFLADQILVMDHGSIALQGRPSQILVQDQALAGFGIELPLSRIVQRDLLTLSIALPSGYLSEEELIDQLWQLYSKK, from the coding sequence TTGGCCGACGCTCTGATCAAAATAAAAGATTTATCATTCCACTACGCCCAGCAGCAGGACAACACGACCTTAGACCATCTCAGCCTGTCTATTCAAAAGGGCAGTTGGACCACAATTATTGGTCGAAACGGCAGCGGGAAGTCCACTTTAATCAAACTGTTAACTGGCTTATTAGAAAATCAATCACAAGATGCGATTAGGCTGTTTGGCCGGGTTTTGAGTGAGGATACTGTTGACGAGATACGTTCGCATATCGGCCTCGTTTTTCAAAACCCCGATAATCAGTTTGTCGGACCGACTGTCGCTGATGATGTTGCTTTTGGTTTGGAAAATTTAGGTTTAAGCCGTGACCATATGGAGCAAAGAGTCAAAGAGGCTTTAGAAAATGTGGGGATGCAGGATTTTTACGACTGGGAACCGGCGCGTTTATCCGGAGGACAAAAACAGCGTGTTGCTTTGGCCGGCGTGCTGGCTTTACAGTCTGACCTGATTATCTTAGATGAGGCAACCAGTATGATTGATCCAATAGGAAGACAGTCCTTGCTGGCTTTAGTCAAACAGCTTCAAAATCATTTTGGCATGACCATCCTGTCTGTGACACATGATATTGAAGAGACATTTTTGGCTGATCAAATTCTCGTAATGGATCATGGCAGCATCGCTTTACAAGGCAGGCCGTCGCAAATTCTAGTTCAAGATCAGGCTTTAGCTGGATTTGGTATTGAACTGCCGCTGAGCCGTATTGTCCAGCGTGACCTGCTGACATTATCGATTGCGTTGCCATCTGGCTATTTAAGCGAAGAGGAGTTGATAGATCAATTATGGCAATTGTATTCAAAGAAGTGA
- a CDS encoding ECF transporter S component gives MIRKTRAFKLAILALFIAFILIQNFVPLFGYIPIGPLSLTTIHITVIIAAIVLGPLPGGILGAVWGLLSLIRAFTAPTSPVEPLIFTNPLIAILPRILIAVAAAYLFIFLTKIRVKKAFAMMLAGLAGALTNTVLVLGMIYLFYRTPEVASAYGVANPSLIGGLLLTVIGTNGIPEAILAAIVTPVIALPLYNYIRKAD, from the coding sequence ATGATTAGAAAGACCAGAGCTTTTAAACTAGCTATTTTGGCATTGTTTATCGCCTTTATTCTGATTCAAAATTTTGTTCCTTTGTTCGGCTATATTCCGATCGGGCCATTAAGCTTGACAACCATTCACATCACGGTCATTATTGCTGCAATCGTTCTAGGGCCCTTGCCTGGCGGCATTTTAGGTGCTGTCTGGGGACTGCTTTCGTTAATCCGCGCTTTCACTGCACCGACCAGTCCGGTTGAACCGCTGATTTTCACAAATCCCTTGATCGCAATTCTGCCAAGAATCCTGATTGCAGTTGCGGCTGCTTATTTATTTATTTTCTTGACCAAGATCCGGGTTAAAAAAGCCTTTGCCATGATGCTGGCTGGATTAGCAGGGGCCTTGACCAACACGGTGCTTGTTTTGGGCATGATTTATTTGTTTTACCGCACGCCGGAGGTCGCGAGTGCATATGGTGTGGCTAATCCTTCATTGATTGGCGGACTGTTGCTGACCGTCATCGGCACTAACGGCATCCCAGAAGCTATTTTAGCTGCCATCGTGACGCCAGTGATTGCATTGCCGCTTTATAACTATATTCGCAAGGCTGATTAA
- a CDS encoding zinc-dependent alcohol dehydrogenase family protein, whose translation MTENTASEIKIPTEMAAWEIIKNGPIADPAAPIRFVKRPVPTPGPGEVLVKVIVCGICRTDLHVIEGDLPIHRQNLIPGHQIIGKVVKEGPGASRFAIGDRIGVPWLRHTCGVCKYCRSGRENLCEKSVYTGWDADGGYAEYTTVPEGYAYRIPHQFDSQAAAPLLCAGIIGYRALKRAQIPAGGSLGIYGFGNSAHLTAQLAIAQGTQVHVFTRGEDAKKFALSLGAASAQGDLDPSPVPLDSAIIFAPVGDLIPAALTAVAPGGTVVSAGVHMSDIHELNYEKHLFHEKSVTSVESNTRRDGEEFLTLASRLDIHPTIHRYALKDALKALIRVSKGDAAGACVLQISQED comes from the coding sequence ATGACTGAAAATACAGCATCAGAAATTAAGATTCCCACAGAAATGGCTGCTTGGGAAATCATCAAAAATGGCCCGATAGCCGATCCTGCGGCACCCATTCGTTTTGTAAAACGGCCGGTACCGACCCCTGGTCCTGGCGAAGTCTTAGTCAAAGTAATCGTCTGCGGCATCTGCCGAACTGATCTGCACGTGATTGAAGGCGACCTGCCGATTCATCGTCAAAATCTGATTCCAGGTCACCAGATTATCGGCAAAGTGGTCAAAGAAGGTCCTGGTGCCAGCCGTTTTGCGATTGGAGACCGGATTGGAGTTCCTTGGCTGCGCCACACTTGCGGCGTTTGCAAATATTGCCGTTCTGGTCGAGAAAATCTGTGTGAAAAATCAGTCTACACAGGCTGGGATGCTGACGGCGGCTATGCCGAATATACGACTGTTCCTGAAGGCTATGCCTACCGTATCCCTCATCAATTTGACTCGCAGGCAGCAGCACCATTATTGTGTGCCGGAATTATTGGTTATCGCGCATTGAAACGAGCACAAATTCCTGCTGGCGGCAGTCTGGGTATTTACGGTTTTGGCAATTCAGCTCATTTAACAGCACAATTGGCCATTGCTCAAGGTACACAGGTGCACGTCTTCACTCGCGGCGAAGATGCGAAAAAATTCGCTTTAAGTCTGGGAGCAGCATCTGCGCAAGGTGATTTAGATCCATCACCAGTACCATTGGATTCAGCAATTATTTTTGCACCAGTCGGCGACTTGATTCCAGCTGCCTTAACAGCTGTCGCACCAGGAGGCACAGTTGTTTCGGCGGGTGTTCATATGAGCGATATTCACGAATTAAATTACGAAAAACATCTTTTTCATGAAAAGAGCGTGACCAGTGTTGAAAGCAATACGCGTCGAGACGGTGAAGAATTCCTGACTTTAGCTTCACGGCTGGATATTCATCCAACGATTCACCGCTACGCTCTAAAAGATGCCTTAAAAGCACTGATTAGAGTTTCAAAAGGTGATGCCGCCGGTGCCTGTGTGCTGCAAATCAGCCAAGAAGATTAA